From one Brachypodium distachyon strain Bd21 chromosome 4, Brachypodium_distachyon_v3.0, whole genome shotgun sequence genomic stretch:
- the LOC104584347 gene encoding putative disease resistance protein At1g59780 — protein MVVALDLAAVNTAIGCINNLVSLLKDHKKQSGEFAGILHAIKMELEIIRLDIEEYEDLRLEEVAHDIVNYINGLWTPGPWGSFILSAVGLDPRIEDIARIKIFMDCIKRVQESLQKRSQPSDKIGSSAATTPGSSSSAESHSSYASEDRLVGISGPKTEIVEMLLSPGDGKLRTFSIVGCVGSGKTALARAIYDDAAVTGNFQCKAWVVASEYCHARDVVEQILQQLILQGEIKDSSNPKSALQRFLEEKRYLVFIDDVQPQKLQWGDIQDAFPINDRGNRIILTTRSCSVATAYSSGVYIYKMPCLDEASSKDLFWKKVCGCSTAPAPSLADGSKSILDKCDGLPLALISVANFLGGKGIKGSHLTKADCEDVGKELGKFMASDESAFQGIKNTLGQCYNSLPAYDHKICFMFTSLFPKGHPINIKRLARRLSAEGLLVSDRNGSKCLTKLIDMSMVEPASICSYLDAVKRCQLHSIMLEFGIQKSLSRNLLTLIQKNKPLHNITCPVRRLSVQSSTIVKEFELSALTSLTIFDSELLYFKERKLIQVLVLEDCKVPDRKAVDDICELAFLKYLSLRNTGIDRLPTNVRKLLCLESLHIQDTVAVKLPVEIIMLPQLAYLSGKFELLPLAGSTTTKELEEFLKNKSKLNTLAGIVVQEAQAGPFETVMLHAANLKKVKVSCIAAAASVPSFFPAPADASAPSGTPTDASAPSGTPANVSASNPSGAPDTANVTRTSTIRDHSPKETARNKKRFGFFTACICFRGKSAVEDSASDTTPGASITESFPVHRSTSAQILPPAIRNRQETGTTLASRLISCLEKPFTGLESLSIDFNGAPNDFLASLRLQFTVSSIKVRRGLGHLPGPIELRELCNLVNLQLISTGLSSQQLEDLQYLQCLEYLKLAEDHHGSWDGDFSVGQGGFASLRLLCFEAAKHPRVRIVRGAMPRLISLQLLCPDSPHTPPRADDDTVPHATAVIKALPGDDGTAGATVKIEIESLQPGDNGGTVASAEMQSPLGVDGTDRDTAEIEIESLEPGDNNGTVAAAKMESPLGVDGTEGGTTEIEMDSMVSPLGVDGTAGASTEIEMESTLPGDDDNTVAAVEMESPLGVDSTAGASTEIEMESTLPGDDNDTVAAVEMESPLGVDGIKHLGHLNEVILHHSVDDARVEAWKPELKRHKNRPCVKRQPVPL, from the exons ATGGTGGTAGCGCTAGATCTCGCTGCGGTCAACACTGCAATAGGGTGTATCAACAACCTTGTTTCTCTGCTAAAGGATCATAAGAAGCAGAGCGGCGAGTTTGCTGGTATCCTCCATGCCATCAAAATGGAACTCGAAATCATTCGGCTTGACATAGAGGAATATGAAGATCTGAGGCTGGAGGAGGTTGCTCATGACATTGTCAACTACATAAATGGTCTCTGGACTCCCGGACCATGGGGAAGCTTCATCCTCTCAGCCGTGGGGTTGGATCCCCGTATCGAAGACATTGCTCGCATCAAAATTTTCATGGACTGCATCAAGAGAGTACAAGAGAGTCTACAGAAAAGATCCCAGCCTTCAGACAAAATTGGATCTAGTGCTGCTACTACTCCAGGCTCATCCTCATCGGCGGAATCTCATTCGTCTTATGCTTCAGAGGATCGTCTCGTCGGCATCAGCGGACCCAAAACGGAGATTGTGGAGATGCTTCTCTCACCAGGCGATGGGAAGCTAAGGACGTTCTCCATCGTGGGATGTGTCGGCTCGGGGAAGACTGCCCTCGCTCGGGCAATCTATGATGACGCTGCTGTCACTGGTAATTTCCAGTGCAAGGCTTGGGTCGTGGCGTCAGAGTACTGTCATGCCCGGGATGTTGTAGAGCAGATTCTTCAACAACTTATTCTGCAAGGAGAAATCAAGGACAGCTCCAACCCCAAATCTGCTTTGCAGCGttttttggaggaaaaaag GTACTTGGTCTTTATTGATGATGTGCAGCCACAAAAATTACAATGGGGAGATATACAAGATGCATTCCCTATAAATGACAGGGGTAACAGAATAATTTTGACAACACGTTCTTGCTCAGTTGCAACTGCCTACAGCTCTGGAGTTTATATATACAAGATGCCATGCCTTGACGAAGCTAGTTCAAAAGATCTATTCTGGAAAAAGGTTTGTGGTTGTTCAACTGCACCTGCACCTTCGCTGGCTGATGGTTCAAAAAGCATCCTGGATAAATGTGATGGTTTACCACTGGCCCTCATTAGCGTTGCTAATTTTTTGGGCGGAAAAGGAATAAAAGGATCGCATCTAACGAAAGCTGACTGTGAAGATGTGGGCAAAGAACTTGGTAAATTCATGGCTAGTGATGAAAGTGCCTTCCAAGGAATAAAAAACACTCTGGGCCAATGCTACAACAGCTTGCCTGCGTATGACCACAAGATCTGCTTCATGTTTACAAGCTTATTTCCCAAGGGTCATCCAATTAACATCAAGAGGCTAGCCAGAAGATTAAGTGCCGAAGGATTGCTTGTCAGTGACAGAAATGGCTCTAAATGTTTAACTAAGTTGATTGACATGAGTATGGTTGAGCCTGCATCCATTTGCAGCTATCTTGATGCTGTTAAGAGGTGTCAACTTCACAGTATAATGTTGGAGTTTGGTATCCAAAAGTCATTGTCTAGAAACTTGCTCACCCTGattcaaaaaaacaaacccTTACATAACATAACCTGTCCTGTCCGCCGACTCAGTGTACAGTCCAGCACCATCGTGAAGGAATTTGAACTGTCTGCTCTCACTTCGTTAACGATCTTTGATAGTGAGCTTTTGTACTTCAAGGAGCGCAAGTTGATCCAAGTCTTGGTTCTGGAAGATTGCAAGGTTCCTGATAGGAAAGCTGTTGATGACATATGTGAACTGGCATTCCTCAAGTATCTCAGTCTCAGGAATACTGGCATCGACAGGCTTCCCACAAATGTAAGAAAACTTTTATGTTTAGAGTCCCTGCACATCCAGGATACGGTGGCAGTAAAATTGCCAGTTGAAATCATCATGCTACCACAGTTAGCTTACCTGTCTGGAAAATTTGAGCTGCTGCCGTTGGCTGGCAGCACAACAACCAAGGAGCTTGAGGAGTTTTTGAAGAACAAAAGTAAACTAAATACTCTTGCTGGAATTGTCGTCCAAGAGGCACAAGCTGGTCCGTTTGAAACCGTCATGCTACACGCGGCAAACCTGAAGAAGGTTAAAGTTTCGtgcattgctgctgctgcctctgtTCCAAGCTTCTTTCCTGCTCCTGCTGATGCCTCTGCCCCAAGCGGCACTCCTACTGATGCCTCTGCCCCAAGCGGCACTCCTGCTAACGTCTCTGCCTCTAATCCAAGCGGTGCTCCTGATACTGCAAATGTCACTCGTACAAGCACCATCCGGGATCACAGTCCCAAGGAAACTGCCCGAAATAAGAAAAGATTTGGGTTTTTCACCGCTTGTATTTGTTTCAGAGGAAAGTCGGCTGTGGAAGATTCTGCCTCAGATACCACACCTGGGGCCTCTATTACTGAGTCTTTCCCTGTCCACCGAAGTACATCAGCTCAGATCCTGCCACCAGCCATAAGGAATCGTCAAGAAACTGGTACAACATTGGCTTCAAGACTGATATCCTGTCTTGAGAAGCCCTTTACGGGTCTCGAGTCTCTGTCCATTGATTTCAATGGTGCACCCAATGATTTTCTGGCTTCTCTAAGGCTTCAGTTCACTGTCAGTTCCATCAAAGTTCGTCGAGGATTAGGACATCTGCCTGGCCCGATAGAGTTACGTGAGCTGTGTAATCTCGTAAATTTGCAACTAATCTCCACAGGTCTCAGCAGCCAACAACTGGAGGACCTGCAATACCTTCAGTGCTTGGAATATCTCAAGCTCGCAGAAGACCACCATGGATCTTGGGATGGGGATTTCTCCGTAGGACAGGGTGGATTTGCGAGCCTTCGCCTGCTGTGCTTTGAGGCAGCAAAGCATCCACGGGTGCGGATTGTGCGAGGAGCCATGCCCCGCCTCATCTCTCTTCAGTTGCTTTGCCCAGACTCTCCCCATACGCCGCCTAGAGCCGACGATGACACAGTTCCACATGCAACTGCGGTCATCAAAGCCCTGCCTGGAGATGATGGCACGGCCGGAGCAACTGTGAAGATCGAGATTGAGTCCCTGCAGCCTGGAGACAACGGCGGCACGGTAGCATCTGCGGAGATGCAGTCCCCCCTTGGAGTCGACGGCACGGACAGAGACACTGCAGAGATCGAGATTGAGTCCCTGGAGCCTGGAGACAACAACGGCACGGTAGCAGCTGCGAAGATGGAGTCCCCACTTGGAGTCGACGGCACGGAGGGAGGAACTACGGAGATCGAGATGGATTCCATGGTGTCCCCTCTTGGAGTCGACGGCACGGCAGGAGCAAGTACGGAGATCGAGATGGAGTCCACGCTGCCTGGAGACGATGACAACACCGTAGCAGCTGTGGAGATGGAGTCCCCACTTGGAGTCGACAGCACGGCAGGAGCAAGTACGGAGATCGAGATGGAGTCCACGCTGCCTGGAGACGATAACGACACCGTAGCAGCTGTGGAGATGGAGTCCCCGCTTGGAGTCGATGGCATAAAACATCTTGGACATCTCAACGAGGTGATACTCCACCATTCTGTTGATGATGCCAGAGTTGAAGCTTGGAAGCCAGAACTGAAGAGACACAAAAACAGGCCATGTGTCAAGAGGCAACCAGTGCCACTTTAA
- the LOC100832391 gene encoding disease resistance protein RPP13, whose product MGMGGEPRVCYLTGSMEALIDKLTGLEDRPALVEELLRELVLLKEGFCDKLALNGRWETVAQARVWMKHVRELVFDIQDWVDEKPEITVADPSRREEVASFKTRIQEARERCTRYRLLREGLDHSDASTEDHLSKLIQDLDSLKKDILELEEEQQGHSQVGAWHLQARELVHTVTEWIDDNPANDDMGRIVTRHFKTQIQRERALRCASCRLPAMLVEPQGHLDRSHHLVDGDAIGKFVEHLANERDRFRKVVSIVGKEGIGKTTLAKEAYAKLGGKFQCRAFVTAGQSRSIKAILLDIFRQVKPQATISDDWTGPPDARQVITKLRNHLGMMRYFILIDDIRSTYAWKVISSALPDKNHGSRVLTTTCSVEVANTCSLCPTDVVQEMLGLRLGASVSLFDREAQRASRSLFDTEEEMTVNNEILRICSGMPLAITVAAGLLSRFPVLEEPEILQKYILSALEQFSTSEEMKIVLHISCAALPAPVKSCFLYLSIFPEHYTIKKDHLIRLWIAEGFISRRYKERRDGEIVDEAGIWEESMWGRGKRYFNELISRGLIQPVFGFEDDQAVGCTVHGVILDFIRSMSSKENFVTVGADLGSGPLPRIIDAIRRFSLDCRDNGDNADTLASRTPCLSSMRSLAVFGDTEWTPVPTDFEDSEVKPDLGNTEVVSVLNSFTFLRVLDLEDTGNCRSHHLKGIGGLILLRYMRLGGAGIHELPEEIGKLEHLETLDVRRTNLKTLPASIVGLKMLVNLLIDSAVELSSNILEMQGLEEVSVIGVSSSKSLYEVIGLLRGSQRLRVLGLSLDRLGQSGDSKRAIFSFFMEVANSTLESLSLHCIHGGLHGQLPVSYKNQMRRFEMVFTGPRRDVPWMASHATHLEIELCDLKEEAIRLLGMASHLRFLKLVSSGNGGRRKPRTIRCLSEEAFPCLQVLWFACKDGGTQLVFEPLVMRQLQRLRLDFMAREMITMCRSDGFGIKNLRGLVQVHVTIDCEGATVSEVEDVESTIRSEVDYARKAQMFTKTKGEGNFLLHYQVPTLEISREHEHKMVESEGSKKRIGPLKKMKNLFTSSVPRIKTAS is encoded by the exons ATGGGGATGGGGGGCGAACCCAGGGTTTGCTATCTGACAGGGTCGATGGAAGCCCTCATCGACAAGCTCACCGGGCTGGAGGATCGTCCCGCCCTAGTCGAGGAGCTGCTGCGAGAGCTGGTGCTTCTCAAGGAGGGTTTCTGCGACAAGCTTGCCTTGAACGGCCGCTGGGAGACGGTTGCGCAAGCCAGGGTGTGGATGAAGCACGTCAGGGAGCTGGTCTTCGATATCCAAGACTGGGTCGATGAGAAGCCGGAGATCACAGTGGCCGATCCGTCGCGGAGAGAAGAAGTCGCTTCCTTCAAGACCCGGATTCAGGAAGCGCGCGAGCGCTGCACAAGGTACCGTCTTCTCAGGGAAGGCCTAGATCATTCAGATGCTTCGACTGAAGACCACTTGTCCAAGCTGATCCAAGATCTGGACAGCCTTAAAAAGGATATCCTAGAGTTGGAGGAAGAACAGCAGGGACATTCGCAGGTTGGAGCGTGGCACCTCCAAGCCCGGGAGCTGGTGCACACCGTAACAGAGTGGATCGATGACAACCCAGCAAACGACGACATGGGGAGAATAGTAACCCGGCATTTCAAGACCCAGATCCAAAGAGAGCGTGCGCTCCGCTGCGCAAGCTGCAGGCTTCCTGCCATGCTAGTCGAACCGCAAGGCCACCTTGATCGTTCGCATCATTTGGTGGATGGAGACGCGATAGGCAAGTTTGTTGAGCATCTGGCGAACGAGCGGGACAGGTTTCGCAAGGTGGTTTCCATCGTTGGAAAGGAAGGTATCGGTAAGACCACTCTTGCCAAGGAGGCATATGCAAAGCTTGGAGGCAAGTTTCAGTGCCGAGCTTTCGTCACTGCTGGCCAGAGTCGATCTATCAAGGCCATCCTGTTGGATATATTTCGTCAAGTAAAGCCTCAGGCCACTATCTCTGATGATTGGACAGGACCTCCGGATGCACGACAAGTCATCACCAAGCTCAGGAATCACCTTGGCATGATGAG GTATTTCATCTTGATTGATGACATCCGGAGCACCTATGCTTGGAAGGTTATTAGTTCTGCCTTGCCTGATAAGAATCATGGAAGTAGGGTATTGACAACCACTTGCAGTGTCGAAGTAGCCAATACTTGTTCTTTGTGCCCTACTGACGTCGTCCAGGAGATGCTTGGTCTTCGATTGGGAGCTTCCGTGAGTTTATTTGATAGAGAGGCACAAAGAGCTTCCAGGAGTTTATTTGATACAGAGGAAGAAATGACGGTTAACAATGAGATATTGAGAATTTGTAGCGGCATGCCTTTGGCCATAACTGTTGCAGCCGGCTTATTATCCAGATTTCCAGTATTGGAAGAGCCAGAGATTCTGCAGAAGTATATTCTTTCAGCATTGGAACAATTTTCCACGTCAGAAGAGATGAAAATTGTATTGCATATCAGTTGTGCTGCTCTACCTGCTCCGGTAAAGTCTTGCTTTCTGTACCTCAGTATTTTTCCAGAACATTATACCATCAAGAAGGATCATCTGATACGGCTATGGATAGCCGAAGGATTTATCTCAAGGAGGtataaagaaagaagagatggGGAAATAGTAGATGAAGCAGGAATATGGGAAGAAAGCATGTGGGGGAGAGGGAAGAGGTACTTCAACGAGCTTATTAGTAGAGGACTGATTCAGCCGGTGTTTGGCTTTGAAGATGACCAAGCAGTTGGGTGCACTGTTCATGGTGTGATTCTTGATTTCATCCGATCTATGTCAAGCAAAGAGAACTTTGTTACGGTGGGTGCAGATTTGGGTTCTGGGCCATTACCTCGTATCATAGATGCAATTCGGCGATTCTCGCTTGACTGTCGTGACAATGGAGACAATGCTGACACCTTGGCCTCAAGAACCCCGTGCCTCTCTAGCATGCGATCCCTTGCAGTTTTCGGGGATACTGAATGGACACCCGTCCCCACTGATTTTGAGGATTCTGAAGTGAAGCCTGACCTGGGGAATACAGAAGTGGTCTCTGTACTTAACTCCTTCACATTTTTACGTGTACTTGATCTGGAAGATACTGGTAATTGCAGGAGCCACCATCTGAAAGGCATAGGAGGATTGATTCTATTGAGATATATGCGACTTGGAGGGGCTGGCATCCATGAGCTACCAGAAGAAATAGGAAAACTGGAGCACTTGGAGACGCTAGATGTGAGGCGGACCAACCTGAAAACTCTACCCGCATCTATAGTTGGATTAAAAATGTTGGTGAATCTACTCATTGACAGTGCTGTGGAGTTGTCGAGCAATATCCTTGAAATGCAAGGACTGGAAGAAGTATCAGTCATTGGTGTCAGTAGCAGCAAGTCACTCTATGAGGTGATAGGTCTATTGCGTGGATCGCAGAGGCTGAGGGTCCTCGGTCTGAGCTTGGATCGATTAGGCCAATCTGGTGACAGTAAAAGagccatcttttcttttttcatggaAGTTGCAAACTCCACTCTTGAGTCTCTATCTCTTCATTGTATTCATGGTGGCTTGCATGGACAGTTGCCTGTATCATATAAAAATCAGATGCGAAGATTTGAGATGGTATTTACTGGTCCAAGAAGAGATGTACCATGGATGGCATCTCATGCCACCCATTTGGAAATTGAACTCTGTGATTTAAAAGAAGAAGCTATACGTCTCCTGGGGATGGCATCTCATCTACGCTTTCTCAAGTTAGTATCTTCAGgaaatggaggaagaagaaaaccaaGGACAATACGCTGCTTGTCAGAGGAAGCCTTTCCGTGTCTTCAGGTGTTATGGTTCGCCTGCAAAGATGGCGGGACACAGCTGGTATTCGAACCATTAGTCATGAGGCAGCTCCAGAGGCTTCGACTTGACTTCATGGCGAGGGAGATGATAACTATGTGTAGAAGCGATggttttggcataaaaaaCCTCAGAGGATTGGTGCAAGTACATGTTACCATTGATTGCGAAGGTGCTACTGTTTCAGAAGTGGAAGACGTGGAGTCGACCATCAGATCAGAGGTGGACTATGCCAGGAAAGCACAGATGTTCACAAAAaccaagggagagggaaattTTCTCCTCCATTATCAGGTACCGACACTAGAAATCAGCAGAGAGCATGAGCACAAGATGGTCGAGTCCGAGGGTAGCAAAAAGAGGATAGGCCCActcaagaaaatgaagaacttGTTCACCTCCTCGGTACCCAGAATAAaaacagctagctag